One Benincasa hispida cultivar B227 chromosome 5, ASM972705v1, whole genome shotgun sequence genomic window carries:
- the LOC120078574 gene encoding expansin-like A2: MAWFLGFLFLFFVSSANACDRCVYQSKASHLYDSPTTYGGACGYGNVALQFSNGFFAAAVPSLYRQGAGCGACYQVRCKNRRVCNTVGTKVVLTDQNNDNVTDLVLSKRAFFTMALNGKGADLLNLGIVDVEYKRVPCEYKYKNLLVQVEEPSYNPFYLAIKFLYQGGQTDIVAVDIAQVGTSDWSHMKRNYGAVWETNNIPEGALQLRMVVTSGYDGKWVWAKSVLPADWKSGAIYDTGVQIHDIAKESCPPWQCGDKIWK, from the exons ATGGCTTGGTTTCTTggctttctctttctctttttcgtTTCTTCAGCTAATGCTTGTGATCGTTGTGTTTATCAATCTAAAGCTAGCCACCTTTATGATTCACCTACTACAT ATGGAGGAGCATGTGGTTATGGCAATGTGGCCTTGCAATTCTCTAATGGCTTCTTTGCAGCTGCTGTGCCTTCCCTTTATAGACAAGGAGCTGGTTGTGGCGCCTGCTATCAG gtgagatgcaaaaACAGAAGGGTTTGTAACACAGTAGGTACTAAAGTGGTGTTGACAGATCAAAATAACGATAATGTGACAGATCTTGTCCTTAGTAAAAGAGCTTTCTTTACAATGGCTCTAAATGGCAAAGGTGCAGACCTCTTGAATCTTGGAATTGTTGATGTTGAATACAAGAG GGTGCCTTGTGAGTACAAATATAAGAATTTGTTAGTGCAAGTGGAAGAACCAAGTTATAATCCATTTTACTTGgctattaaatttttataccAAGGTGGCCAAACAGATATAGTAGCTGTGGATATAGCTCAAGTAGGTACATCTGACTGGAGCCATATGAAGAGAAATTATGGAGCTGTTTGGGAAACTAACAACATACCTGAAGGAGCATTACAATTGAGGATGGTCGTGACTTCTGGATATGATGGAAAGTGGGTTTGGGCAAAGTCCGTACTTCCTGCTGATTGGAAAAGTGGAGCGATTTACGATACTGGAGTTCAAATCCACGATATTGCCAAAGAGAGTTGTCCACCATGGCAATGTGGTGATAAGATATGGAAATGA
- the LOC120078608 gene encoding expansin-like A1 yields the protein MAWFFTFLLFFLLSSVNACDRCISQSKAAHYYEDAPTSYGGACGYGNLALEMSRGYFAAAVPSLYRQGMGCGACYQVRCKNATLCNTMGTKIVLTDHNSDNRTDFVLSKKAFSAMALNGKGQELLKIGIVDIEYKRIPCEYNKNLLIQVVEWSHKPYYLAIKFLYQGGQTDITAVNLRAQDDSGDWQYMKRNYGAIWDTNKVPEGAIKLVVIVVSGYKNGRGIMINYALPADWKNGEIYDTGIQIKDIATEACNPWRCGEEPWK from the exons ATGGCTTGGTTTTttacctttcttcttttttttcttctctcctcCGTTAATGCTTGTGATCGTTGTATTTCTCAATCTAAAGCGGCTCATTATTACGAGGATGCCCCTACTTCAT ATGGAGGTGCATGTGGGTATGGAAATTTGGCCTTGGAAATGTCTCGAGGTTATTTTGCAGCTGCTGTACCTTCTCTCTACCGACAAGGAATGGGTTGTGGTGCCTGCTATCAG GTAAGATGCAAGAATGCAACATTGTGTAACACAATGGGAACCAAAATTGTTTTGACAGATCACAACTCTGATAACAGAACAGATTTTGTTCTTAGTAAAAAGGCTTTTTCAGCTATGGCTTTAAATGGGAAAGGCCAAGAACTTTTGAAAATTGGAATTGTTGATATTGAATACAAGAG GATACCTTGTgaatacaataaaaatttattaatacaAGTAGTAGAATGGAGCCACAAACCATATTATTTGGCTATTAAATTCCTCTACCAAGGAGGCCAAACAGATATAACAGCGGTCAACCTAAGAGCTCAG gATGATTCTGGAGATTGGCAATACATGAAAAGAAACTATGGAGCTATTTGGGATACAAATAAAGTGCCAGAAGGGGCAATAAAGCTAGTGGTGATTGTAGTTTCAGGGTACAAAAATGGGAGAGGAATAATGATAAATTATGCACTTCCTGCTGATTGGAAAAATGGAGAGATTTATGATACTGGAATTCAAATCAAGGATATTGCTACTGAAGCTTGCAATCCTTGGAGATGTGGTGAGGAACCATGGAAATGA